A window from Telopea speciosissima isolate NSW1024214 ecotype Mountain lineage chromosome 8, Tspe_v1, whole genome shotgun sequence encodes these proteins:
- the LOC122671969 gene encoding transcription factor IIIA-like, whose protein sequence is MEGTEREVPIFRDIRRYYCEYCGICRSKKSLITSHVLSRHKDVVEEKRLDENEGEVEEKSNICEECGASFKKPAYLKQHMQSHSLERPFTCPVDDCQSSYRRKDHLTRHLLQHQGKLFNCPVENCTRRFAFQGNMKRHVNEIHEEDGSSSCNTGGQKKHVCKECGKVFEFASKLRKHEDSHVKLDTVEVVCGEPGCMKHFTNDECLKAHVQSCHQHVTCEVCGQKHLKKNIKRHLRMHEAGVSSSDIKCSFKGCRHTFTTKSNLNQHIKSTHLEVRPFACRIRGCDKKFPYRHVRDNHEKSGIHIYVHGDFEESDELFRSRPRGGRKRACPSVETLLRKRVTPPSQMDSVTNQGPEYIAWLLSELDDQP, encoded by the exons ATGGAAGGAACGGAAAGAGAAGTCCCTATTTTCAGGGACATAAGGCGCTATTACTGCGAGTATTGTGGCATTTGCAGGTCCAAGAAGTCGTTGATCACCTCGCATGTACTTTCCCGCCATAAG gATGTGGTTGAGGAGAAGAGACTCGATGAAAATGAAGGAGAGGTGGAGGAGAAGTCCAATATTTGTGAAGAGTGTGGTGCGAGCTTTAAGAAACCTGCATATTTGAAGCAACATATGCAAAGTCATTCGCTTGAG AGGCCGTTTACTTGCCCAGTAGATGACTGCCAATCAAGCTACAGGAGAAAAGATCACTTGACCCGTCACCTGCTCCAGCATCAAGGGAAGCTTTTCAATTGTCCTGTAGAGAACTGCACTCGTAGATTTGCATTTCAGGGTAATATGAAGCGGCATGTGAACGAGATTCATGAAGAAGATGGGTCTTCCTCTTGCAACACTGGGGGTCAAAAGAAGCATGTTTGCAAGGAGTGTGGAAAGGTTTTTGAATTTGCATCAAAGCTGAGGAAGCATGAGGATTCCCATG TTAAACTAGATACTGTAGAAGTGGTTTGTGGTGAGCCAGGCTGTATGAAACACTTCACTAATGATGAATGCCTTAAAGCCCATGTCCAGTCATGCCACCAACATGTCACCTGTGAGGTTTGTGGACAAAAGCATCTGAAGAAGAATATCAAACGGCATCTGCGGATGCATGAAGCAGGAGTTTCATCCAGTGATATCAAATGCAGTTTCAAGGGCTGTCGGCACACATTCACAACT AAATCAAATCTCAATCAACACATAAAGTCAACACACCTTGAGGTCAGACCATTTGCCTGCCGAATTCGTGGATGTGACAAGAAGTTTCCATATAGACATGTGAGGGATAATCATGAGAAATCTGGAATTCATATCTATGTCCAT GGGGATTTTGAGGAGTCTGACGAGCTATTCCGGTCAAGACCAAGAGGCGGGCGTAAAAGAGCATGCCCTAGTGTGGAGACTTTGCTACGGAAGAGGGTAACCCCACCTAGTCAGATGGATTCTGTTACAAACCAGGGACCAGAATACATTGCATGGTTACTTTCTGAGTTAGATGATCAACCGTGA